Proteins encoded within one genomic window of Armatimonadota bacterium:
- the fliD gene encoding flagellar filament capping protein FliD → MAVTSTNGISFSGLSSGLDTDSIISQLVNLEKAPIQRLTQQQTTLRNKAELYSQFASKITGIASAGNQLTTLGTFSAITASSSDNAVASVTVDPGATLAGSFNLTVSKLAQAQKLSSGAQTSATTGLGFTGSFSVNGKAVNVQTTDSITSIAQKVNGLGVGVTASVIDGGTNNAYLTFTSGTTGLTGKAQLSDLSGTILNSLGVLNGTTSIREPVTNGAAGTKMSASTTALGTLMGTTGLSNQTVQINGVGVTLNLQTDSLQGVADKINAASTGATASVVSITENGTTKYRLEIKNPSSTPTFTDSGNTLASLGILQAGAANQLVAAQDAAYSVDGVNLTSSTNSVKGVVPGATLTLIKANQTTPEKSTISLTSDTDTISNRVQAFITSFNETAGFIDQYSKFDDKTFATGPLFGDSTVRQFLSTFTVSLFNTLPGATGDYKNASSIGMRLNSKGTIDFDTAVFKAALEKDPEGVRKIFQNSGSSANSALTFVSAASTAKPSASAPYDISVTQISTKTKYLAATVKTGANTASEVLTFGGALMGNTNYTLNIDVGATMTDIVNKINGDSKLKDLLTASNNGGKLQIDSKRFGTGGKFTLVSNQSPLGTNSGVGFSAGSLIDGLDIAGTIAGQAATGSGQFLTGASGNTVANGLQIQYTGSATGVVGSMSYVQGLSGSINEALKTFTDSLNGLAVAGQDAFKKQADDLQKDIDRINLRATQKSDDLKAKFISMESRMSALKNQGNALSRLFATPSNSS, encoded by the coding sequence ATGGCAGTTACGAGCACGAACGGCATTTCGTTTAGCGGTTTGAGTAGCGGTCTGGATACAGACAGCATCATCTCGCAACTCGTCAACCTTGAAAAAGCTCCGATCCAGCGGCTTACTCAGCAGCAGACTACACTCCGCAACAAAGCTGAACTCTACAGCCAATTTGCGTCCAAGATCACTGGAATCGCGTCAGCCGGAAACCAGCTCACGACTCTCGGAACGTTTTCTGCAATCACGGCTTCCTCCAGCGATAACGCGGTTGCTAGCGTTACGGTTGATCCGGGAGCGACCCTCGCAGGGTCGTTCAACCTCACCGTATCCAAGCTTGCTCAAGCGCAGAAACTATCAAGCGGAGCCCAGACCAGTGCGACCACTGGACTTGGTTTCACAGGCTCGTTTTCAGTCAACGGCAAGGCTGTGAACGTGCAGACCACGGACTCGATCACCTCGATTGCCCAAAAGGTGAACGGACTTGGCGTGGGAGTGACTGCTTCCGTTATTGACGGTGGGACCAACAACGCCTATCTTACGTTTACTTCTGGAACCACTGGATTAACGGGTAAGGCTCAGCTTTCAGATCTCAGCGGAACGATTCTTAACTCACTTGGTGTATTGAACGGAACGACGAGCATCCGGGAACCAGTCACGAACGGAGCCGCAGGAACTAAAATGTCCGCTTCGACCACCGCCCTTGGAACCTTGATGGGCACAACGGGCCTCTCAAATCAAACGGTTCAGATTAACGGTGTCGGGGTCACCCTGAACCTCCAGACTGACTCACTTCAAGGGGTAGCCGACAAGATCAATGCTGCGTCGACGGGTGCAACCGCGTCAGTTGTGTCGATCACGGAAAACGGTACGACAAAGTATCGCCTCGAAATCAAGAACCCTTCTTCGACACCTACCTTTACAGATTCGGGAAACACTTTGGCGTCGCTCGGAATCCTGCAGGCGGGTGCGGCAAACCAACTCGTTGCGGCTCAAGATGCCGCATACTCGGTAGACGGTGTTAACCTAACTTCATCGACAAATAGCGTCAAAGGTGTTGTTCCTGGTGCCACACTCACTTTGATAAAAGCGAATCAGACGACTCCAGAAAAGTCGACCATCAGCTTAACCAGTGATACCGACACTATATCTAACCGCGTGCAGGCTTTCATCACGTCATTCAACGAGACAGCGGGCTTTATCGATCAATACAGCAAGTTTGACGACAAGACCTTCGCCACGGGTCCACTCTTTGGGGACTCTACAGTGAGGCAGTTTCTTTCGACGTTCACCGTGTCCCTGTTTAACACTCTTCCGGGTGCCACGGGTGATTACAAGAATGCGTCGTCGATCGGCATGCGGCTGAACTCCAAAGGAACAATCGACTTTGACACTGCCGTATTCAAAGCTGCTCTTGAAAAAGACCCGGAGGGCGTCAGGAAGATCTTCCAAAACTCCGGATCCAGTGCCAACAGCGCGCTGACATTTGTATCTGCAGCGTCCACGGCCAAACCTTCAGCCTCCGCACCTTACGATATCAGCGTCACGCAGATTTCGACAAAGACGAAGTATCTTGCCGCAACCGTCAAAACGGGCGCCAACACTGCTTCAGAGGTTTTGACTTTTGGGGGCGCGCTCATGGGCAACACTAACTACACGCTCAACATAGATGTTGGCGCGACAATGACGGATATCGTCAACAAGATCAATGGAGACTCAAAGCTCAAAGACTTGTTGACCGCCTCCAACAACGGTGGCAAGCTCCAAATTGATAGTAAACGCTTTGGTACCGGTGGCAAGTTCACCCTGGTTAGTAACCAGTCGCCGCTTGGCACAAACTCAGGTGTAGGCTTTTCCGCTGGTTCGCTGATTGATGGCCTGGATATCGCGGGCACCATCGCTGGCCAAGCTGCTACTGGAAGCGGGCAATTTCTGACCGGAGCTTCTGGCAACACCGTTGCCAATGGATTGCAGATCCAGTACACCGGATCTGCGACGGGAGTGGTTGGTTCAATGTCATATGTGCAAGGGCTTTCGGGCTCCATCAATGAGGCACTCAAAACATTCACTGACTCCCTGAACGGCCTCGCCGTTGCAGGGCAAGATGCCTTTAAGAAGCAGGCGGACGATTTACAGAAGGACATTGACCGAATCAATCTCCGAGCGACCCAAAAGTCGGACGATCTGAAAGCTAAGTTTATTTCGATGGAGTCACGGATGAGTGCGCTCAAGAATCAGGGTAATGCACTGTCGCGGCTCTTCGCAACACCATCCAATTCAAGCTAA
- a CDS encoding HD domain-containing protein, with translation MHCRGSSQHHPIQAKRQNSDLVRLYAVQMTIREQIEEREATALSPLACPARDSAGRVSPEEHDPVRTCFQRDRDRILHSKAFRRLKHKTQVFIDPAGDHYRTRMTHTLEVAQIARTIGRALRLNEDLIEAIALGHDVGHTPFGHAGERALDEAIASYWKDQGSEADQDALPLEAGSGAPRRFRHYEQSLRIVDVLENLNLSEEVRQGIDGHSKGRKDLSDADGEQISTLEAAVVRLSDRIAYLNHDVDDAIRSGIIERVPAEFDLLGTRYSDRIGFLVRDVIEQSVDQPFIRISDNYIRAMNGLKEWMFENVYLRYPVLYPDVTKAERLVQNLFEHFLNPGTLPDGYEGLQGAVDYVAGMTDRFAIETYERLHVPVAWQ, from the coding sequence ATGCACTGTCGCGGCTCTTCGCAACACCATCCAATTCAAGCTAAGCGGCAGAACAGTGATCTGGTTCGTCTGTATGCGGTGCAGATGACGATTCGGGAGCAAATAGAGGAACGTGAAGCTACAGCATTGTCTCCGCTCGCGTGTCCGGCTCGGGATTCCGCAGGTCGGGTTTCCCCTGAAGAGCATGATCCCGTACGAACATGCTTCCAGAGGGATCGGGATCGAATTCTTCACAGCAAGGCTTTTCGTCGTCTAAAGCACAAGACCCAAGTTTTCATTGACCCGGCTGGGGATCATTACCGGACACGGATGACGCATACGCTGGAAGTCGCGCAGATTGCGCGGACGATTGGTCGGGCCCTGCGATTAAATGAAGACCTTATTGAAGCAATTGCACTAGGACACGACGTGGGTCACACCCCTTTTGGACACGCCGGAGAGCGCGCTCTGGACGAAGCAATAGCAAGCTACTGGAAGGATCAGGGCAGTGAAGCTGACCAAGACGCGTTGCCGCTGGAAGCTGGTTCTGGTGCACCTCGAAGGTTTCGCCATTACGAGCAGTCCCTCCGGATCGTTGACGTTCTGGAGAATCTGAACCTGAGTGAGGAGGTTCGGCAGGGGATTGATGGGCATAGCAAAGGCCGCAAGGACCTAAGCGACGCGGACGGAGAGCAGATTTCCACTCTGGAGGCCGCGGTGGTGCGGCTCAGCGATCGAATCGCTTACTTGAATCACGACGTTGACGACGCGATTCGATCGGGGATTATCGAGCGGGTGCCGGCGGAGTTCGATCTTCTCGGTACTCGGTATTCCGATCGAATTGGATTCCTTGTTCGAGACGTGATCGAGCAAAGCGTTGACCAGCCGTTCATTCGCATCTCCGACAATTACATTCGGGCCATGAATGGCCTCAAAGAGTGGATGTTCGAAAACGTCTATCTCCGATACCCCGTACTCTATCCGGACGTCACAAAAGCCGAACGGCTCGTCCAAAATCTCTTTGAACACTTCCTAAATCCGGGAACCCTTCCTGACGGCTACGAAGGGTTGCAAGGTGCAGTGGATTACGTTGCAGGAATGACCGATCGATTTGCGATTGAAACCTACGAGCGGCTCCACGTCCCGGTTGCCTGGCAGTAG
- a CDS encoding DinB family protein encodes MDQLGYIQLCKADAEEGMAIFLRNFSRVPAEKLNWTPAPTSKSALRIAAHTALYYSRFAEMIRNRATTRVEDLEAWLSERNSEEVAITSAEEIKAAFVEGLREVNDALDSLSAEEVDLVIDSGQGWTMPMRFLMKLPGWHATLHTGQIDYLQTCWDDQEVYVG; translated from the coding sequence ATGGATCAACTGGGCTACATTCAACTCTGCAAAGCGGACGCCGAGGAAGGAATGGCGATTTTCCTTCGCAACTTCTCTCGTGTCCCGGCCGAAAAACTGAACTGGACTCCAGCGCCGACCTCTAAATCCGCTTTGCGAATCGCAGCCCACACAGCCCTGTACTATTCGCGCTTTGCCGAGATGATTCGGAATCGCGCAACAACGCGAGTCGAGGACTTGGAAGCCTGGCTCTCGGAGCGAAACTCAGAAGAAGTCGCGATTACCTCCGCCGAAGAAATCAAAGCAGCCTTCGTGGAAGGGTTGCGGGAAGTCAACGACGCGTTGGATTCACTTTCTGCGGAAGAAGTTGACTTGGTTATCGACTCAGGTCAAGGGTGGACGATGCCGATGCGGTTCCTCATGAAACTTCCCGGCTGGCACGCAACGCTTCATACGGGGCAAATCGATTATCTACAGACTTGCTGGGACGATCAAGAAGTTTATGTGGGCTAG
- a CDS encoding serine hydrolase domain-containing protein, whose product MLTSLALSLALAQSTPVDAIVQKHLDKGLLGIGVAVLKDGKVVHLKTYGKGANAKNDGHYRLASITKQFTSGVIVRLVREKKLAYEDTLGKLMPDTPSAWHAITIRQLLTHISGIPSYTDSAKFPFVAFKPTKPDGIWQLVKNDKMDFAPGTKYNYNNTAYCLLGSIIERTTKKDYYAALDSYLLRPAGMRSTGSEKKFKVVESFDEQGKPSVKLNMDWPYAAGALVSTLSDMAKWDVALRGELLFTAAEKQLMFNPDPATQKLGHDYGFGWDTTYANGKVYSYSHTGGIPGFSNIIERTANGVTTIVLANHEYEGVVSLRSEIRDAFDPMPKPPVVEDARPELTAKHRKMIEEMVAGRCDESLFSPDFLKKVPASVLLSTSKRFVTLGELTEFSLTKSEGDEPIKRTYRLVFGTSPLTLGVITKGGLITGMVLN is encoded by the coding sequence ATGCTCACTTCACTCGCCCTTTCCTTGGCTCTTGCCCAGTCGACTCCGGTTGATGCCATCGTTCAAAAACACCTTGACAAAGGGCTTCTAGGAATCGGGGTGGCTGTCTTGAAAGACGGAAAGGTTGTGCATCTGAAGACGTATGGCAAAGGTGCGAACGCCAAGAACGACGGTCATTACCGGCTTGCGTCGATCACGAAGCAATTCACTTCTGGCGTGATCGTCCGGCTCGTTCGAGAGAAAAAACTAGCCTACGAAGACACCCTTGGGAAGCTGATGCCAGACACTCCTTCGGCTTGGCATGCCATCACGATAAGACAGCTTCTCACTCACATCAGCGGGATCCCGAGCTACACCGATTCTGCCAAATTCCCATTTGTTGCTTTCAAACCGACAAAGCCCGACGGGATATGGCAGTTGGTTAAGAACGACAAAATGGACTTCGCCCCAGGCACCAAGTACAACTACAACAACACTGCTTACTGCTTGCTCGGCAGCATCATTGAGCGAACAACGAAGAAGGACTACTATGCGGCATTGGATAGCTATCTGTTGCGCCCAGCCGGGATGCGAAGCACGGGGTCCGAGAAGAAGTTTAAAGTCGTCGAGAGCTTTGACGAACAGGGCAAACCGAGTGTCAAGCTCAACATGGATTGGCCATATGCAGCAGGCGCTCTCGTTTCGACCCTCTCGGATATGGCTAAGTGGGATGTCGCTTTGCGCGGCGAGCTCCTGTTCACTGCTGCCGAAAAGCAGCTCATGTTTAACCCTGATCCAGCGACTCAGAAGCTGGGACATGACTATGGCTTTGGCTGGGACACCACTTATGCGAACGGCAAGGTCTACAGCTATTCGCATACCGGCGGCATTCCCGGATTCTCGAACATCATTGAAAGGACAGCTAATGGTGTGACCACGATCGTTTTGGCAAACCACGAATACGAGGGAGTTGTTTCTTTGCGATCTGAGATCAGGGATGCGTTCGATCCAATGCCCAAGCCTCCGGTAGTTGAGGATGCCCGGCCTGAACTGACTGCGAAGCATCGCAAGATGATTGAGGAGATGGTGGCTGGTCGCTGCGATGAGTCGCTGTTTTCGCCCGACTTCCTCAAAAAAGTGCCCGCCTCAGTGCTGCTTTCAACCTCCAAACGGTTCGTGACTCTCGGCGAACTGACAGAGTTCAGCCTCACAAAATCGGAAGGAGACGAGCCGATCAAGAGAACCTACCGCTTGGTATTTGGAACGTCACCGCTCACGCTAGGCGTGATCACCAAGGGTGGATTGATCACCGGAATGGTGCTGAATTAA
- a CDS encoding iron-sulfur cluster assembly accessory protein, whose protein sequence is MFPITVTDSALAQIKRIVAKDGREGVFLRLGVKGGGCSGFEYRMELDTFRRPIDLELVIDGITVVCDSKSAKFLEGSTFNYTGNLIGGGFQFENPNAARSCGCGTSFTPKSA, encoded by the coding sequence ATGTTCCCAATCACCGTTACAGATTCAGCCCTCGCCCAAATCAAACGCATCGTCGCCAAAGATGGTCGTGAAGGAGTTTTCCTGAGGCTTGGAGTGAAAGGCGGGGGCTGTAGCGGGTTTGAGTACCGAATGGAACTTGACACGTTTCGTCGTCCGATTGACCTCGAACTCGTTATTGACGGAATCACGGTTGTTTGCGACAGCAAGAGCGCGAAGTTCCTCGAGGGTTCCACGTTCAACTACACTGGGAACCTGATCGGCGGCGGCTTTCAGTTCGAGAACCCAAATGCCGCTCGATCCTGTGGCTGCGGAACTAGCTTTACACCGAAGTCGGCTTAA
- a CDS encoding Rrf2 family transcriptional regulator, with protein MKFSAQEEYGLRCLIQIAKAGRPLTIPEISDLEGISSTHAAKILMILRKEGFVVASRGQAGGYSLARSATEIAVGDVLALLGGKLYDAEFCRKHSGALDICTHAVDCSVRSLWQIIQGAVDNVLDRVTLQDMVTTEAKSNVTWSPKPQPVSSNV; from the coding sequence ATGAAGTTCTCGGCGCAAGAAGAGTACGGCTTGCGTTGCCTGATTCAGATCGCCAAAGCCGGTCGGCCACTCACGATTCCTGAAATCTCCGATCTCGAAGGCATCAGCTCCACCCATGCGGCGAAGATTTTGATGATCCTTCGCAAGGAAGGATTCGTCGTCGCCAGCCGCGGACAGGCCGGTGGATACTCGCTTGCTCGCAGCGCGACCGAGATTGCAGTCGGCGACGTGCTTGCCTTGCTTGGAGGAAAGCTATACGACGCTGAGTTCTGCCGAAAGCACTCTGGAGCGCTCGACATTTGTACCCACGCCGTTGACTGCTCGGTGCGCTCGCTCTGGCAGATCATTCAAGGCGCCGTTGATAACGTCTTAGACCGAGTGACCCTGCAAGACATGGTCACGACAGAAGCAAAGTCAAACGTCACCTGGTCCCCAAAGCCCCAACCGGTTTCATCCAACGTCTAA
- a CDS encoding DUF59 domain-containing protein: MPKPVAVREEPSEVGSPKMNTIQKSLFEAEIVEQIRTVFDPEIPINVYDLGLIYDIQIDDDKNAHVLMTLTSPSCPVAGSLPGEVETAVRNTEGIGKVSLELTWDPPFTIEMMSEEAKLILGLD, encoded by the coding sequence ATGCCCAAACCCGTTGCCGTTCGCGAAGAGCCCAGCGAAGTAGGGTCACCAAAGATGAACACGATTCAGAAAAGCCTGTTTGAAGCCGAAATTGTCGAACAGATTCGCACTGTGTTCGATCCAGAAATTCCGATCAACGTCTACGATCTGGGGCTGATTTACGATATTCAAATCGATGACGATAAGAATGCTCACGTCTTGATGACGTTGACGTCACCATCTTGCCCAGTAGCCGGTTCCCTTCCCGGCGAAGTCGAGACGGCGGTTCGAAACACCGAAGGAATTGGCAAGGTTTCGCTTGAACTGACATGGGATCCACCGTTCACCATCGAAATGATGAGCGAGGAAGCGAAGCTCATTTTGGGGCTCGATTAA
- a CDS encoding AraC family transcriptional regulator, which translates to MNASTRSDYLKMANEIVQVILANLDRPLDFRDVADVVAMSPFHVHRVFSALAGESINEMHRRLRLERACYALKYSQEPVGEIALLAGYGSHESFVRGFKAVFSSTPSEARSDSRRDYHVRVSNGVHFFSGTRAVALKPAVVGDIQMEVNILENCESRRLAIVPHQGAYHLIGSAFEKLGGLASQNQLWGGSMIAIYYDSPELTAEPELRSAAGIEIMGDRPAPAGMDEVSLSGGRWACYRHVGPYSGLGDSWNKFSSWLVQNGYEFGMEPAYELYVNDCSRVAPHELLTDLYISVKP; encoded by the coding sequence GTGAACGCAAGCACCCGAAGCGACTACCTCAAGATGGCGAACGAGATTGTCCAGGTGATCCTGGCAAACCTTGATCGTCCCTTGGATTTTCGTGACGTCGCTGATGTTGTCGCAATGTCGCCTTTCCACGTTCATCGGGTCTTTTCTGCCTTGGCCGGAGAGAGCATCAACGAAATGCACCGAAGGCTTCGGCTGGAGCGGGCTTGTTATGCGCTGAAGTATTCCCAAGAGCCTGTCGGTGAGATCGCGCTATTGGCGGGCTACGGAAGCCACGAGTCGTTTGTTCGGGGGTTCAAGGCGGTTTTTTCAAGCACGCCGAGTGAGGCTCGTAGCGATTCCCGGCGGGACTACCATGTTCGGGTTAGCAATGGTGTTCACTTCTTCTCGGGCACGCGCGCTGTCGCTCTGAAGCCCGCAGTCGTTGGAGACATTCAAATGGAAGTTAACATTCTTGAAAACTGCGAATCTCGCAGACTCGCCATCGTGCCGCACCAAGGGGCATATCACCTTATTGGTTCTGCGTTTGAAAAGCTTGGAGGTCTCGCCTCGCAAAACCAACTCTGGGGAGGCTCGATGATCGCCATCTACTATGATTCCCCCGAGCTAACTGCGGAACCCGAACTTCGTTCCGCCGCAGGAATTGAGATCATGGGGGATCGCCCCGCCCCGGCAGGGATGGATGAAGTCTCGCTCAGTGGCGGCAGGTGGGCTTGCTACCGACACGTTGGACCCTATAGCGGTTTAGGAGATTCGTGGAACAAGTTCTCATCCTGGTTAGTTCAGAACGGTTATGAGTTCGGAATGGAGCCAGCTTACGAGCTCTACGTGAATGACTGTAGTCGAGTGGCTCCCCACGAATTGCTCACTGACTTGTATATTAGTGTGAAACCATGA
- a CDS encoding citrate/2-methylcitrate synthase has translation MSDVANKYPNYSPGLEGVIAGISTISEIDSDRSSLQYRGYDVHDLAEKGSYEECAYLLINGKLPTVAELKEFNDLLVAEREIPAYVYDVIKALPKSTHPMDLVRTAYSALAPSDPDYRSAPTDHEANVRKAIRIVAKASTIVGNGHRIRNGHEPLKPKPEHSIAQNFLYLFSGEEPKAKTVEVMDASLCLYAEHGFNASTFANRVTVATLSDLYSGVVTGIGTLRGPLHGGANEEAMHMILEIGTPDKAQAWIDDAIENKKKIMGFGHREYKKGDSRAFYMSKVAKELGEEQGNTKFTEIANILEKTMAERKNIFPNVDFPSAYAYYLLDIPIDLYTPLFVVARLAGYTAHAIEQLDNNRLIRPKVIYEGAHNLEYTAIENR, from the coding sequence ATGAGCGACGTAGCTAACAAATATCCGAATTACAGCCCCGGCCTTGAAGGCGTGATCGCTGGCATCAGCACAATCTCTGAGATCGACAGCGACCGAAGCTCGCTTCAGTACCGAGGATACGACGTTCACGACTTGGCAGAAAAGGGTTCCTATGAGGAGTGCGCCTACCTGCTCATCAATGGCAAGTTGCCAACTGTAGCCGAGCTCAAGGAGTTCAACGACTTGTTAGTCGCCGAGCGTGAGATTCCGGCATACGTTTACGACGTAATTAAGGCTCTGCCGAAGAGCACCCACCCAATGGACTTGGTACGCACCGCGTACTCTGCGCTAGCACCTTCCGACCCCGACTACAGGAGTGCTCCAACCGACCACGAAGCAAACGTTCGCAAAGCGATTCGCATCGTTGCTAAAGCGTCCACCATCGTCGGCAACGGACACCGTATTCGAAACGGGCACGAGCCGCTCAAGCCGAAACCCGAGCATTCCATCGCGCAGAACTTCTTGTACTTGTTCAGTGGCGAAGAGCCGAAAGCCAAGACTGTTGAAGTCATGGACGCTTCACTGTGCCTCTACGCTGAGCACGGATTCAACGCTTCGACGTTTGCCAATCGTGTGACGGTCGCAACGCTGTCCGACCTGTACTCTGGAGTCGTGACTGGTATCGGAACGCTTCGCGGTCCGCTCCACGGGGGAGCTAACGAGGAAGCCATGCACATGATCCTCGAAATCGGCACGCCAGACAAGGCTCAAGCTTGGATTGATGACGCAATCGAGAACAAGAAAAAGATCATGGGCTTTGGTCACCGCGAGTACAAGAAGGGCGACAGCCGCGCCTTCTACATGAGCAAGGTTGCGAAGGAACTCGGAGAAGAGCAAGGCAACACCAAGTTCACAGAGATTGCCAACATTCTTGAGAAGACGATGGCCGAACGGAAGAACATCTTCCCGAATGTCGACTTCCCCTCAGCTTACGCCTACTATCTTCTCGACATCCCTATTGACCTCTACACCCCACTGTTCGTCGTCGCTCGTCTAGCTGGCTACACTGCACATGCAATCGAGCAATTGGATAACAATCGGCTGATCCGGCCAAAGGTTATCTACGAAGGTGCTCACAACCTAGAGTACACGGCTATCGAAAATCGATAA
- a CDS encoding AraC family transcriptional regulator yields MSVSNLNISRTNKTATCTFGEAFYRPGGLCGPRVQPDFQLVLITRGTAAVVINGQRSPLDPTRAVLCRPGEDETFEFDRDAPCAHLWVSVAPDSFTESIKARVLAQARTRTDVLTIESLLRTGLSAQGTEFLNTLALTVIEAFLAPTRPPKSEPIDLAVAFIDAQLHQPLSLNQIAASAFVTPQHLTRLFRANLGITPAKYLWQERTRRGIELLSSTGLTFAEISLQLGFQSPFHFSRLVRKSTGKSPRELRKTLWEN; encoded by the coding sequence ATGTCTGTCAGCAACCTAAACATATCCAGAACGAACAAAACGGCAACTTGCACGTTCGGCGAAGCCTTCTACCGCCCCGGAGGTCTCTGTGGACCTAGGGTTCAACCCGACTTCCAACTCGTACTGATCACGCGCGGAACCGCCGCCGTGGTTATCAATGGCCAACGAAGCCCCCTCGATCCAACCCGAGCCGTCCTCTGCCGGCCAGGTGAAGACGAGACTTTTGAATTCGACCGAGACGCCCCTTGCGCGCACCTTTGGGTTTCCGTCGCGCCGGACTCCTTCACCGAAAGCATAAAGGCTCGTGTGCTAGCTCAAGCCAGAACCCGAACAGATGTCCTCACCATCGAATCCCTGCTCCGAACCGGCCTTTCGGCGCAAGGAACCGAGTTCCTCAATACACTGGCTCTGACGGTAATCGAAGCCTTTCTCGCTCCGACAAGACCACCCAAATCGGAGCCTATTGACCTTGCCGTAGCATTTATCGACGCTCAACTCCACCAGCCGCTAAGCCTAAACCAAATCGCCGCCAGTGCATTCGTCACGCCGCAACACCTGACAAGACTCTTCCGCGCCAACCTCGGAATTACCCCCGCCAAATATTTATGGCAAGAGCGCACTCGCAGGGGGATTGAACTACTGAGTTCAACCGGACTCACGTTTGCCGAAATCAGTCTTCAGCTCGGCTTCCAGAGCCCCTTTCACTTCAGCCGCTTAGTTCGCAAATCGACCGGAAAGTCGCCTCGCGAACTAAGGAAAACCCTCTGGGAAAATTAA
- a CDS encoding phytanoyl-CoA dioxygenase family protein, which produces MISPSLNQLAEDRKLAPWSSWSNGRPAGYFDLPMTAEAASFFKENGFLVIENAFNVAEIEQLRTEATSICRGERGEVRGAPTTTAEMTDEEVLRQVLCIHFPHKISPMIHENLGRPAFVDVLTSIIGPNVKCMQSMLFIKASGKPGQAWHQDEVYIPTRDRSLTGGWIAMDDATVENGCLWVIPGSHKPGTMYFQEWHGDRRFDCSEEARRFPYSNDDAVPVEVKAGSIVFFNGYLLHRSLPNYADGGFRRSLVNHYMSAESLLPWFWNTQTPGQFATLDHRDVEIIAGEDPYAWRGYENVHTCHIRPDGKGGCGNNEYNKG; this is translated from the coding sequence ATGATTTCGCCTTCGCTCAACCAACTTGCCGAAGATCGTAAGCTCGCGCCATGGAGTTCGTGGTCAAACGGACGTCCAGCGGGCTACTTCGATCTTCCAATGACCGCAGAAGCCGCCTCGTTCTTCAAAGAGAACGGGTTTCTGGTCATAGAAAATGCTTTCAACGTCGCCGAAATTGAGCAGCTCCGCACCGAAGCAACTTCGATTTGCCGAGGCGAGCGCGGCGAAGTGCGCGGAGCACCGACCACGACTGCCGAAATGACCGACGAGGAGGTTCTCCGCCAGGTGCTTTGTATTCATTTCCCCCACAAAATCTCTCCGATGATCCATGAGAATCTTGGGCGCCCGGCGTTTGTAGACGTGCTTACCAGCATCATTGGTCCAAACGTGAAGTGCATGCAGTCGATGCTCTTTATAAAAGCCAGCGGTAAGCCCGGTCAGGCTTGGCACCAGGACGAGGTCTACATTCCGACTCGTGACCGTTCGCTGACCGGTGGGTGGATCGCGATGGACGACGCGACCGTTGAGAACGGCTGCCTATGGGTGATTCCGGGCTCGCACAAACCGGGAACGATGTACTTCCAAGAGTGGCATGGCGACAGGCGGTTCGATTGCTCGGAGGAGGCTCGCCGGTTTCCATACTCGAATGACGACGCAGTTCCGGTGGAGGTGAAGGCGGGTTCGATTGTCTTCTTCAACGGCTATTTGTTGCACCGTTCTCTTCCGAACTATGCCGATGGCGGCTTCCGGCGCTCGCTAGTCAATCACTACATGAGTGCTGAATCGCTGCTCCCCTGGTTCTGGAACACCCAGACCCCTGGTCAGTTCGCGACCCTGGATCATCGCGACGTTGAGATTATCGCTGGCGAAGACCCTTATGCTTGGCGAGGCTATGAGAATGTTCATACTTGCCACATTCGGCCCGACGGAAAGGGTGGCTGCGGGAACAATGAGTACAACAAAGGTTGA